The sequence AAAGGCGGGGTTGACCAAATATTTGATTTCATGAGCTAGTCTATTCTACCCTAGAAAGGCGGGGTTGACCAAATATTTGATGTATGCCATGATTGCGGCTCTAAGAGAATGTGTCTTGAGAGGATTCTAGTCATAGAGTCCGGCCTGATCTAGAACTCTGAAAATGAACAAGAGTACAAATCCTAATACAATTAGGATGATCTACAAATATAGAATTCTCTCATAAATAGACTAGAAGACCTTCAATGTTTATATAAGAAATGTGAACGTCACACACCAAGTATAAACAATCTTACATACTTAAATACTTTAGTCACTCTCAAGTAAACTATTAACTTTATCATCAGAGTGAGGGGCGGGGCAACTTCATCCGTCGCTTTCTAACCTTTACTTGCAGGTACTCCGGAGATCGAAATCAACCTTTGAAGATCTTTGTTGATAGTTCGCCTTGGCCGACCTAGTTATTAGTACGATATTtagcatttatatatatatataaaattttgagactcaaattttttttgacatgtgtgcttaatttttgacacataaattttttattttgatatgtatatttatttttgaaacatAAAAACTTAAgcttatatgtatttttatagtttctctattaatttattgattaataaattatatttctaattaaatacttactCTAATCttacaaaataacatattcaatatattttaatattatattaactaataaatagtttcataatcagataataatattagttctatttaaaaaatagcatattaattatattttaatatcatattaactaataaattaattttttaattaaatgataattttaatttttaaaataataatatcaattattttaatagtactgatttatataatactaaaagtaataaataaataatttttaagataattttaatattatcgtATCaacaagattttaaaaaataaaaaaaaatatcaaagaactaattattttactattattttttaaatattaaaaattttactaaattatatctattaatttatttatattacctttctattaattagttaaacaTCTCTCTCAAATATCAAATGATCCGCATCTTCCAATATGCCCATATTAATTAGTCAAAAATCCTAGTTTAATTCTGATCACATCATCTCTTGAAGTTATCCAAAGTCATCTGATTTGCATacttcaattaattattttgtaattaactTCTCCaggtatttatatataagaaaagttatttaattatgtctGATTAATCAACTTcttcatgtatatatatttatataagaaaaagaatgattGGAGTAaggaataaagaaagaagaaaaacatttAGACGCGAATTACGCTTCACCCTTTCTCTTTCCGTGGGGGTATATATAAAACCtccattgattttcaaaaagCAAAGTCATCAAACATCTCCATCTCTTTTCAAGTTTCAAGTTTCAAGTTTCAAGTTTCAGAACCCAGTGGCTAGTAATAGAGTTAGTAATAGTGAAAAATATGGCGTTAAAAGTTCTTTCAGCCCTCGACTCTGCAAAAACACAATTTTACCACTTCAAAGCCATAATAGTAGCAGGGATGGGTCTCTTCACTGACGCTTATGATCTCTTTTGTTTTCCAGCAATCATGAAACTTCTCGGACGCATATACTACGAGAACAACCCTCCAAATACTAAATACGAAATCCCAACAACCGTCGTCACTTTCATGGTGGGTACAGCCCTTCTCGGCACCGCTATTGGTCAGGTCATATTTGGCAGACAAGGTGACCGAATGGGGAGGCGCAGCGTTTATGGATTAGCATTGATGCTGATGGTAATAAGCTCTTTAGGATGTGGGTTCTCTATATGCAGGACACGGAATTGTGTTCTTGTTAGTTTGGGGTTCTTTAGATTCTTTCTTGGTCTTGGAATCGGAGGAGACTATCCTTTATCAGCCACGATCATGTCGGAGTTTGCCAACAAGAGGACTCGTGGGTCTTTTATTGCCGGCGTGTTTTCTATGCAAGGTTTTGGGATATTGGCCAGCTCTGCGGTCACTATGGTAGTGTGTAAGATATTTTGGGGAGAAGCAACCAATTTGACAAATGATCATACGCCTCAGGATGCTGATATTACATGGAGGTTGATACTGATGCTTGGTGCAATTCCGGCTGCTTTAACCTATTATTGGCGTATGATGATGCCTGAAACTGCTaggtaatttattattattataattattgttattatttgttttagtaCCGATCTAAAAGAGTTTTCTTGATTCCATCGGTTTTTATTCTCATTTATTGAGTTTACGAGGAAGGATGCAAGGAAGTTGTCTTTGTTTGACCTTTCTAGCTAGCATTATCAAGAACAATAAAGCATGTTTCTATGTGTTTGTAAAGGTTTGGTATGGACATGCCTAATTACTGTATGTTTCTATGTGTTTTGAGAAAATTTATTGGACTAAATCTTGGAAAATAATGGCCAAAAAATAATGCAAACACTGTTTGGCCGGTAGAAACATAATATAAACAGAGATGACAACTTTGTATGCAATATTATATGGTCAATTCATCTCGAGTCTATTGTATGTTAGGaaaaggatatatatatacagttgaatgtttttctttgtattgAATTCTCtctcagtttttattttattttattgttaattatGTCATTTCATTTTCAAGATACACAGCTCTAGTGGAGAATAATGTTCTCCAAGCAGCCAAAGATATGGAAAAAGTATTAGATGTTTCAATAAATCAAATAGCAGAAGATGGGCCACTGCCACAAGATAGACCAACCTATCCTCTTCTTTCTAAGAAATTCCTTCGTCGCCATGGCCGTGATCTCTTCTCTTGTTCCATTAACTGGTTTCTCTTAGACATTGTCTTCTACAGTAGCAATCTGTTCCAGTCCCAAATATACAGTCAGTTTCTGAAACTTAAAGATGACAATGTCTATGAAGAAGCTTTTAAAGTCGCTCGCTTCCAAGCCATTCTAGCAATCTGCTCAACAATTCCTGGGTATTACGTCActgtttattttattgatcgcattggaagaagaaaaatacaaatcaTGGGCTTTCTCTTCATGGGTATAGTTTATTTTGCTCTCGGAATACCGTACAATCATTGGCGCAAGAACACAAATAAAGCTTTCTTGTTCTTATATGCACTCACATTTTTCTTTGCAAATTTCGGACCAAACACCACTACCTTTATGGTGCCAGCTGAACTTTTCCCTGCGCGATTCAGATCGACGTGTCATGGGATAGCAGGAGCTATGGGAAAGCTGGGTGCATTGATAGGGGCTATTGGGGTTCTGTATGCATCAGAGGAGCAAGATGAAGAGAATTATCCAAAAGCCAAGCCAATGACAACAGCGTTGGTGGTTCTGGGCGTTGTTTGCCTTATCGGAATGGTTGTTACTTACTTACTTACGCCTGAAACCATGGGAAGATCTTTAGAAGAGAACGAGAACGAtaatgaagatgaagaaaacGAGTTAATGGGATGTTTCAGTAGAGGTGCTAGACGCAGGGCGAATTCATCCGAAGTGACTGCTCTATAGAAAAACTTCCAGcttgttaattaaataaattagatcATCAGCTTTTACCTCCTCCAtcttttgtttgtacatacaAACTACGCAAGAAGTCCTTGTATCATCTATcatgtttttatttgttttcttcctGAAAGTACACCATTTGTTGTTAGTGGTTCGTCAAGAGACGactttgaaataataatagtagcTAGCTGCAGCCGAGAATGTAATACTTTATGCCATTTTGCATAGATATAGTGGTTGTCGATTGTAATCTTCTGTAtgtgttattatatttacccttttcctttttctaatCTAATTTGGTGAAATGATCAatgcttttttatttctttttcctcaaGGTGTTGTCTATGCTTCGTCGTTTTGATCGATTGCGGGGATCAATTAAGTATATGCACAAATATTCTTTATGTAAATAGATTCTTTAATCAGCTAATCTGTTCAACTATGTTCTTTTCATGGCATTATGTACtaatatgaagataatattTACTTTCATGGATAATATCATAAGgtttgaaattaaaatcagTTGATTCCAAATTAGACAAAAGCATGTGgcaaattatttaaataaaaaaaaaagacatcaAGTGATTTTACATGGTTTCACCCATATAAAAATGGGAACAGctgaagaggaaaagaaaaatgtagaAATGGGAACCATATCCATATATAATCACTTCTTTTTAGTGGGATAAGAAGCCATTTTGTAGATTCCACAGATTCCTTCAGGCTTGCTAGTTTTTCTCTTCATCCTTATGTAGCCCTTTTCTCCCCATTTAGGTCCCCAGGAATTCTTGACTATGATGTAATCCAAGCCCTTGCTTGTTCCATATCCAACGGCTGCCACTCCATGATCCAGCTCAGTCCCACAATGACCATCAAAAACACCCTACAATGGGATTCCCCCATCAAACACGTAGTTGATATATTCAAGCTTCGattgtgtaattttataagcCATTATGAGATCAGTTGGAATTCATAATGATATAGTctgaggaaaaagaaaaaactaaaaccaGTGATGAAGATTTTACTTACCCCACTATAAAACTGGAAGTCTCTACCAGAAGCCTCAATAGCTATGCTGAGGGGCTGATTTGCAAGTGCCTTTAACAGGCTCTCTTCACTGTTTTGGGGCACATCATGGTACCCACTAATGGTTACTGCATCCGATTCTTCCTGAAAGACAAAAGGATATGTCATATGGAGTTGGGAAAAGGACCATTTCAGATAATATGCTTTATGGGTCAGACCCAAATCTAGTTTGGGCTCTAATTGATATATTTCCTTGGTCAAATAATGGGCTTTAGTTGTTTTTACCTTCCTCATATCACAGGTTCCCTCCTCCATGATATATGGGTAATCTTCTTCCTTATGGAGTCCACCGTTAGCGACAATGTAGGCAAATGCATAATCCATAAGTCCTCCATTGCAGCCATTATTGTAGGTAGTGTCACAATCGATCAGCTCTTGCTCTGATAAAGATGTCAAATTTCCTGTAACGATCTGATTTATGCCCTCAACTGCGGCTACAGTAGAAAATGCCCAGCAACTACCTGCATGCGCATGCATATTCACCACACTCAAGTCAGCCaattatatagtatatatatatacgtcGCAAGAGACAGAGAGAGTGCGGAAAGGATCTTACCACATGAACCTTGGTTCTTGACAGGAGTAACAGCACCTTTCTTTCTCCAGTCAACAGATTTGGGAATGGCGACATCCTTATAAGTGAATTCTTCAGGGCATTGTGCCCTCTTAGACAAGTCAGGTTTTAATCCCAAATACTTGTTCTTGAACTCTTCATGACTCAAATCTGCAAACTCATTCAACCCAAGCCAGTAGTTTCTGACCTTCTTATTAGTGTCATCAATATGGAACAAGTTGTCTTTAAAAATCTCAAATCTCTCCAACTTCTCTTCAACGCTTTCATAAACTCTGCCAAATCTCGATATCCATGATTCGAAAAGATCAATGAGCTTATCATTGGAGGTCAAGTCTTCTGGGGCATAACCCACGATTGAGTCTCGAGCGAACCCTGAATAGGCAAGGAAAGACAAAGAGACGGCgagaaaaaacagaaaagaataCGAAGAGGGAGACATATTGGAGGTGTAGGATCTAAAGAAAAGGGGAAAGTAAATAAAACAGGAGGGATATGGAGATGGAGGAGGGAGAGAGTGGGTTATATAGGTGATGTTTGAGGTGTTGCTTTCAAGTAAAGTTATTGAAATATTTGCTTAGTCGATCTGAATACCGAGTCTTTAAGATTGGTTCTTTTAGATGGCTTTGAATCTAAGTATATGATCATCTCACTCGTGCTGTAATAGATAATAAAGTGCAGAagcttaaaatatttagtgggttgcattatatatatatatatatatatatatatatatatatatatatatatataatttcagaTCAAAAGAATGGGAAGATGTAATTGTAcgtattaaatttaattaaacaacCAGTGCTTCATCTTCCCATTAATCTATGTCTTTTTACCTTGAAGAATATGTAAAAGGAGCTAATATGAAGGATACGATTATCAACTCTCCCGTTGGCCGTCATCAATAGAAAATAGGAGGAGTTAATTTGAAGTTAGCATGCGTTTTCAAGGCAATAACATTGAGGCATATAGTAGACAGCCTTAGCAGCTAAGATTGATTGAGgtgcttattttattttatgtgtcCGTTCAACCCAAATCTGAAATATAcgtaattttcaattttagagCCCAAAGCCCAAAAGAAGACCCAAGTTTGAATGTCGCAAATAGCAGATGATGATGGGGTGGTAGGACAGCAGTTGCTTCCCAAATATCCCCAGAAAACAGCCCAATTTAAATCTTGAGATTTGATAATGGAAATGCTGCAATAAAGCAAATGGTGGGGAAAAGTTGAGGTGAGGATGAAAAGAAGGATAATTTTCACTGAAAAAGGGGAAGACAGTTAAACTGAAAGGCCGTTGAAGGAATTAAATGCAATAAAAGCGAAAGCAGATGGCATTGGGCTTTGGAATTGGGAGTCCTGACTCCTGAGATTTGCGTACATAAACCaacaaacaaaagagaaaaataattataccaTTAACAAACAACTTCAACTTGATGTATTGTGGTCCCTTTTATACAACTTTCATCTACTAACTATGCCTACAAAATTGCCCCCACGCCCTATTATGATTATGTACTCAGGATCCTCAAATTATTGGCCTAAATCGACTACCCCAAATTCCCTGCCTACAATCAT is a genomic window of Ricinus communis isolate WT05 ecotype wild-type chromosome 2, ASM1957865v1, whole genome shotgun sequence containing:
- the LOC8273657 gene encoding probable inorganic phosphate transporter 1-9, translated to MALKVLSALDSAKTQFYHFKAIIVAGMGLFTDAYDLFCFPAIMKLLGRIYYENNPPNTKYEIPTTVVTFMVGTALLGTAIGQVIFGRQGDRMGRRSVYGLALMLMVISSLGCGFSICRTRNCVLVSLGFFRFFLGLGIGGDYPLSATIMSEFANKRTRGSFIAGVFSMQGFGILASSAVTMVVCKIFWGEATNLTNDHTPQDADITWRLILMLGAIPAALTYYWRMMMPETARYTALVENNVLQAAKDMEKVLDVSINQIAEDGPLPQDRPTYPLLSKKFLRRHGRDLFSCSINWFLLDIVFYSSNLFQSQIYSQFLKLKDDNVYEEAFKVARFQAILAICSTIPGYYVTVYFIDRIGRRKIQIMGFLFMGIVYFALGIPYNHWRKNTNKAFLFLYALTFFFANFGPNTTTFMVPAELFPARFRSTCHGIAGAMGKLGALIGAIGVLYASEEQDEENYPKAKPMTTALVVLGVVCLIGMVVTYLLTPETMGRSLEENENDNEDEENELMGCFSRGARRRANSSEVTAL
- the LOC8273656 gene encoding cysteine protease XCP2, with product MSPSSYSFLFFLAVSLSFLAYSGFARDSIVGYAPEDLTSNDKLIDLFESWISRFGRVYESVEEKLERFEIFKDNLFHIDDTNKKVRNYWLGLNEFADLSHEEFKNKYLGLKPDLSKRAQCPEEFTYKDVAIPKSVDWRKKGAVTPVKNQGSCGSCWAFSTVAAVEGINQIVTGNLTSLSEQELIDCDTTYNNGCNGGLMDYAFAYIVANGGLHKEEDYPYIMEEGTCDMRKEESDAVTISGYHDVPQNSEESLLKALANQPLSIAIEASGRDFQFYSGGVFDGHCGTELDHGVAAVGYGTSKGLDYIIVKNSWGPKWGEKGYIRMKRKTSKPEGICGIYKMASYPTKKK